A window from Phalacrocorax aristotelis chromosome 5, bGulAri2.1, whole genome shotgun sequence encodes these proteins:
- the TALDO1 gene encoding transaldolase, protein MSVSPVKRQKMESVLDQLKHHTTVVADTGDFNAIDEYKPLDATTNPSLILAAAQMPAYQELVDDAVAYGKKLGGSEEEQIKNACDKLFVLFGAEILKRIPGRVSTEVDARLSFDKDGMIQRARRLIDLYKEAGIGKDRILIKLSSTWEGIQAGKVLEAEHGIHCNMTLLFSFAQAVACAEAGVTLISPFVGRILDWYVANGDKKTYEPSEDPGVKSVTKIYNYYKKFGYKTIVMGASFRNTGEIKALTGCDYLTISPKLLAELSKEYAKLTPTLSVKEAQACELEKIHLDEKAFRWHHNEDQMAVEKLSEGIRKFAADAIKLERMLKERMFSAENGK, encoded by the exons ATGTCGGTGTCTCCCGTGAAGCGGCAGAAGATGGAGTCGGTGCTGGACCAGCTCAAGCACCACACCACCGTGGTGGCCGACACCGGGGACTTCAACG CAATTGATGAGTACAAGCCCCTAGATGCCACCACAAACCCATCTCTGATCCTAGCTGCGGCTCAGATGCCGGCTTATCAGGAACTTGTGGATGACGCTGTTGCCTACGGGAAGAAACTTGGTGG GTCGGAAGAGGAACAGATCAAAAATGCTTGTGACAAACTTTTTGTATTATTTGGAGCTGAAATATTGAAGAGGATACCTGGCCGTGTGTCCACAGAAGTAGATGCAAG GTTGTCCTTTGATAAGGACGGAATGATTCAAAGGGCCAGGCGCCTCATTGACCTTTATAAGGAAGCAGGAATTGGTAAAGATCGTATTCTCATAAAGCTCTCTTCAACGTGGGAAGGAATCCAGGCTGGCAA GGTCCTGGAAGCAGAGCACGGGATTCACTGCAACATGACCTTGCTGTTCTCCTTCGCTCAGGCAGTTGCCTGTGCTGAAGCTGGAGTTACTCTGATTTCCCCATTTGTAGGACGTATCCTGGACTGGTACGTTGCAAATGGAGATAAGAAAACCTATGAGCCTTCAGAGGATCCAG gagtgaAGAGTGTCACTAAGATCTATAACTACTACAAAAAGTTTGGCTACAAAACTATCGTGATGGGTGCTTCATTTCGAAATacaggagaaataaaagctCTTACAGGCTGTGACTATCTCACTATTTCACCCAAGCTTTTAGCAGAGCTCAGCAAAGAGTATGCCAAGCTAACTCCCACGCTCAGTGTAAAAGAGG CTCAAGCATGTGAGCTTGAGAAGATCCACCTGGACGAGAAGGCATTCCGCTGGCACCATAACGAAGACCAGATGGCTGTGGAGAAGTTATCCGAGGGGATCAGAAAATTTGCTGCAGATGCAATTAAACTGGAGAGGATGTTAAAG GAGCGAATGTTCAGTGCTGAAAATGGAAAGTAG